In one Ictalurus furcatus strain D&B chromosome 10, Billie_1.0, whole genome shotgun sequence genomic region, the following are encoded:
- the ctbs gene encoding di-N-acetylchitobiase — protein sequence MWLTVSFVVALSLSGSSAVCPCEHEQLCQPVQQEHEFEVFVFDVGGKGWKFYDWSHVTTVATFGKYDAELMCYAHSKGARVGLKGVVPLSDMVDVGKRTAWITEKVNLAKSQFMDGINLDIEQAVEESSPEYYALTALVRETTETFHKEIQGSQVSFDVAWSPKCIDERCYDYKAIADSCDLVFVMSYDEQSQIWGDCIAMANAPLNQTLAAYDQYMGMKIDSNKLVMGVPWYGYDYQCLNLSQEGICTIPKVPFRGAPCSDASGKQIPYSTMMKQISSSTSGRLWDEIQQAPYYNYQDGKGNIHQVWYDDPESISLKASYVGQRSLRGIGMWNGNLLDYRDDPVARQQSAEMWNALIPKHAPSMTDS from the exons ATGTGGTTGACTGTGTCATTTGTAGTCGCCTTGAGTCTTTCAGGTTCATCAGCAGTGTGTCCGTGTGAACATGAGCAGCTGTGTCAGCCCGTTCAGCAGGAACATGAGTTTGAG GTATTCGTATTTGATGTTGGGGGTAAAGGCTGGAAATTTTATGACTGGTCCCATGTGACGACAGTTGCTACTTTTGGAAAATATGATGCTGAGCTAATGTGCTATGCTCATTCTAAAGGGGCACGTGTTGGTCTGAAAG GTGTTGTACCCCTCTCGGATATGGTGGATGTTGGCAAAAGGACAGCTTGGATCACAGAAAAAGTCAATTTGGCTAAAAGCCAGTTCATGGATGGTATAAACCTTGACATTGAGCAGGCTGTTGAGGAGTCTTCCCCTGAGTACTACGCTTTGACTGCCCTTGTCAGGGAGACCACAGAAACATTCCATAAAGAAATTCAGGGTTCTCAG GTATCATTTGATGTGGCTTGGTCGCCTAAGTGCATTGATGAGCGCTGCTATGACTACAAAGCGATTGCAGATTCCTGCGACCTGGTTTTTGTCATGTCTTATGATGAGCAGAGTCAGATCTGGGGGGACTGCATTGCAATGGCAAATGCACCTTTAAATCAAACCCTGGCAG CATATGATCAATACATGGGGATGAAAATCGATTCAAATAAACTGGTGATGGGAGTTCCATGGTATGGTTATGACTACCAGTGTCTGAACTTGtctcag GAGGGCATCTGTACAATTCCTAAAGTGCCTTTTAGAGGAGCACCTTGCAGTGATGCATCTGGAAAGCAAATCCCTTACAGCACTATGATGAAACAAATCAGTAGCTCTACATCTGGGAGGCTCTGGGATGAAATCCAACAAGCTCCCTACTATAATTACCAG GATGGTAAGGGGAACATTCACCAGGTGTGGTATGATGATCCAGAGAGCATTTCATTGAAAGCTTCTTACGTAGGACAGCGGAGTTTGAGAGGAATCGGCATGTGGAACGGAAATCTCCTTGACTACAGAGATGACCCTGTTGCCCGTCAGCAAAGTGCTGAAATGTGGAATGCGCTCATCCCAAAACATGCACCATCTATGACTGACTCCTGA
- the LOC128613448 gene encoding vitellogenin-like, translated as MRAVVLALTLALVASQQINLVPEFAAGKTFVYKYEGLLLGGLPQEGLAKAGVKVSSKVLISAVAQNTFLLKLVNPQLFQYTGIWPEDAFVPAAKLTSALKAQLEVPIKFEYTNGMVGKVFAPAGVSATVLNLHRGILNILQLNLKNTQNVYELHEAGPQGVCKTHYMISEDEKTHQIAVRKSKDLTNCHERVIKDIGLAYTETCVECQKRVKSLTGTATFSYTMKPTNTGALVSEAIVEEVHQFSPLNTETGAAQMKAKQILTLEEEQNAPTAPLAGEYLARGSLQYEFATEILQTPIQLLKINNAQAQIGEVLQHLVENNQAMVHEDAPLKFVQLVQLMRVATLESIEAIWAQYKNKPLNRRWILDALPVVGTPVALRFIKEKFQADELAVPEFTQALLVALHMVTANPDVIQLTANLAMDPKVKNIPALREVTMLGCGSMIAKYCAEVPTCDADLLRPIHDIAAAAISKAEIPEITLALKVLGNAGHPASLKTIMKLLPGFGSAAAATPMSVQVDAILALRNIAKKEPKLVQPVALQLFMDKALHPELRMVACIVLFEAKPSVALMATLAGALEREPNMHVVSFAYSHIKSLTRSMAPDYMHVAAAANVAIRMLSPKLDRLSYHFSRAIHFDLYISPLMVGAAGSAYMINDAATIFPRAVITKARAYLAGAAADVLEVGVRTEGLQEALQKTVPHDENADRITKIKRTIKALMDWKSLPTNQPLASIFVKVLGQEIAFANIDKTFIQAIIEQAAQIATGPRSRELLKEAVEALQKGFAFQYAKPLLAAEVRRILPSSLGVPMELSYYTAAVAAADLNVKATITPPLPEHPETLTLDQLMKTDIQLQAEARPSVALQTFAVIGVNTALIQAVVMARGKLHTVVPGKVSIRADLPNGNVKLEVLPAAVPDHIADVSFETVAVTRNIEDLPTERTVSLAPPMPSDAAQRWIPASVQKNLCGVITYIKIKGCIEVSSQNAGFMGLNPLYYIVGQHAARISLARGDGPALERLELEVQVGPKAAEKLRKESSNGDVQSTEESTILLKLREILAAGLRTINSSSISSSSSASNSKSSNSSRSVSSSKSASSSRSVSNSKSVSSSRSSSSSRSSSSSSRSSRASRTKNTNSYAQFRKFNKEQGMSKGSSASSIEAIQRQANLLGDAIPPAFAIIARAVRADRKLGFQIAAYMDKPTSRVQIVLDSIKENDKWKICADAILPSKHKVAARFAIGEQCQDYSVTVKAETGLHEEHPAARFGLGWNRLPRILNYAIPYVKRAREYIPRVAYLVGCNADSADNDEREVNLIVALPTQKSVNIVLRIPTMTVSKLDVPLPIAMPIEQDGTIPALQNLDIWAIVKKCLNDIRECSST; from the exons ATGAGAGCTGTAGTGCTTGCCTTGACTCTGGCCCTTGTGG CAAGTCAACAGATTAACCTTG TTCCAGAATTTGCTGCGGGTAAGACCTTTGTATACAAGTATGAGGGTTTGCTCTTGGGCGGTCTGCCTCAAGAGGGTTTGGCTAAGGCTGGAGTCAAAGTCAGCAGCAAGGTCCTCATCAGTGCTGTAGCCCAGAACACCTTCCTCCTGAAG CTCGTGAATCCTCAACTCTTTCAGTACACTGGCATCTGGCCTGAGGATGCTTTTGTTCCTGCTGCAAAGCTTACCTCAGCACTAAAGGCTCAGCTTGAAGTTCCCATTAAATTTGAGTATACTAATGGCATGGTAGGGAAGGTATTTGCCCCTGCTGGAGTCTCTGCTACTGTTCTGAATCTGCACAGAGGTATCCTCAACATCCTTCAGCTCAACCTCAAGAACACACAGAATGTGTATGAGCTGCATGAG GCTGGACCTCAGGGAGTCTGCAAGACCCACTACATGATCAGTGAGGATGAAAAGACCCATCAAATTGCTGTGAGAAAGTCCAAAGACCTGACCAACTGCCATGAGAGAGTCATAAAAGATATTGGTTTAGCTTACACTGAAACCTGTGTGGAGTGCCAGAAG AGGGTTAAGAGTCTGACTGGGACTGCGACATTCAGCTACACCATGAAGCCCACTAATACAGGTGCTCTGGTTTCTGAGGCTATAGTTGAAGAGGTCCATCAGTTCTCACCCTTAAATACAGAAACTGGAGCAGCTCAAATGAAAGCCAA gcAAATTCTGACTTTAGAGGAAGAGCAGAATGCCCCGACTGCACCCCTTGCAGGCGAATACTTGGCCCGTGGATCCCTGCAGTATGAATTTGCTACTGAGATTCTTCAAACCCCAATTCAACTTCTGAAGATCAACAATGCACAGGCCCAA ATTGGAGAAGTCTTGCAGCATCTGGTTGAAAATAATCAGGCTATGGTTCATGAGGACGCTCCTCTGAAGTTCGTCCAGCTTGTCCAGCTCATGCGTGTAGCTACCTTGGAGAGTATTGAAGCCATCTGGGCTCAGTACAAGAACAAACCTCTTAACAG ACGGTGGATTTTGGATGCACTTCCTGTTGTGGGTACACCAGTAGCTCTGCGATTCATCAAGGAGAAGTTTCAAGCTGATGAGCTTGCTGTCCCTGAATTCACTCAGGCCCTTCTGGTTGCTTTGCACATGGTCACCGCTAATCCAGATGTCATCCAACTCACTGCT AATCTGGCTATGGACCCCAAAGTCAAGAATATTCCAGCGCTGCGTGAGGTGACCATGCTTGGCTGTGGTTCCATGATTGCCAAATACTGTGCTGAAGTTCCTACATGTGATGCTGATCTCTTGAGG cctATCCATGACATTGCTGCTGCAGCAATTTCCAAGGCTGAGATTCCTGAAATCACACTGGCTCTTAAGGTGCTGGGCAATGCTGGCCACCCTGCCAGCCTTAAAACAATCATGAAACTCCTGCCTGGATTTGgaagtgctgctgctgctactccCATGAGTGTTCAAGTTGATGCCATCTTGGCTCTTAGGAACATTGCCAAGAAAGAACCAAAGTTG GTTCAGCCAGTGGCACTGCAGCTTTTCATGGACAAGGCATTACATCCTGAACTTCGCATGGTTGCCTGTATTGTGCTCTTTGAGGCCAAGCCATCAGTAGCCCTTATGGCCACTCTTGCTGGAGCTTTGGAGAGGGAGCCCAACATGCATGTTGTCAGTTTTGCTTATTCTCATATCAAGTCTCTGACCAGAAGCATGGCCCCTGATTATATGCATGT GGCTGCTGCAGCAAATGTTGCCATCAGGATGCTGAGCCCCAAACTGGACAGACTGAGCTATCATTTTAGCAGAGCCATCCATTTCGATCTCTATATCT CTCCTCTCATGGTTGGTGCTGCTGGTAGTGCTTACATGATcaatgatgctgccaccatcttcCCCAGAGCTGTCATAACTAAAGCACGAGCCTACCTGGCTGGAGCTGCTGCTGATGTTCTTGAG GTTGGGGTGAGAACTGAAGGACTTCAGGAAGCTCTACAAAAGACTGTTCCACATGATGAAAATGCTGATCGCATCACTAAAATAAAGCGTACCATAAAGGCT CTGATGGACTGGAAGTCTTTACCAACCAATCAACCACTGGCTTCCATCTTTGTCAAAGTTCTTGGTCAGGAAATTGCTTTTGCCAACATTGACAAAACCTTCATTCAAGCCATCATCGAACAAGCAGCACAa ATTGCTACTGGACCACGTTCCCGTGAACTGTTGAAGGAGGCTGTTGAAGCATTGCAGAAAGGCTTTGCCTTCCAGTATGCCAAGCCCCTGCTGGCAGCTGAAGTGCGCCGTATTCTACCCAGTTCTCTTGGTGTGCCAATGGAGCTTTCTTATTACACTGCTGCCGTTGCTGCTGCAGATCTGAATG TTAAGGCAACTATTACCCCTCCTTTACCTGAGCATCCAGAGACTCTCACTCTTGATCAGTTGATGAAGACCGATATCCAGTTGCAAGCTGAGGCCAGACCAAG TGTTGCCCTCCAGACATTTGCTGTAATTGGAGTGAACACTGCCTTGATTCAGGCTGTTGTTATGGCCAGAGGAAAGTTACACACTGTTGTACCAGGGAAAGTGTCTATAAGAGCTGACCTTCCAAACGGCAATGTAAAGCTGGAGGTTCTGCCTGCTGCTGTTCCTGATCATATTGCAGATGTCAG CTTTGAGACCGTTGCTGTGACCAGAAACATTGAGGACCTCCCCACTGAGAGAACTGTATCACTGGCCCCTCCAATGCCCTCTGATGCTGCACAGAGGTGGATACCTGCTTCAGTTCAGAAGAACTTGTGTGGTGTTATTACTTATATTAAAATCAAAGGATGTATTGAGGTTTCCTCCCAGAATGCTGGCTTTATGGGTTTAAATCCTCTGTATTATATTGTTGGACAACACGCAGCTCGAATTTCTTTGGCAAGAG GTGATGGTCCTGCACTAGAAAGACTGGAGCTTGAGGTACAAGTTGGTCCTAAAGCAGCTGAAAAGCTTAGGAAGGAAAGCAGCAATGGTGATGTTCAAAGTACTGAAGAAAGTACCATCCTGTTGAAACTGAGGGAAATTCTGGCGGCTGGACTGAGGACTATTAACTCCAGCTCAATCAGTTCTTCATCCTCTGCCAGCAACAGCAAGAGTTCTAACAGCAGCAGGAGTGTTAGCAGCAGCAAGAGTGCTAGCAGCAGCAGGAGTGTTAGCAACAGCAAGAGTGTGAGCAGTAGCAGGAGttccagcagcagcaggagctccagcagcagcagcagatctTCCAGAGCTAGCAGGACCAAG AATACTAATTCATATGCTCAGTTCAGGAAGTTCAATAAAGAACAG GGTATGTCGAAAGGCAGCAGTGCATCTAGCATTGAGGCCATACAGAGACAG GCTAACCTACTTGGAGATGCTATTCCACCTGCTTTTGCCATCATTGCTCGTGCTGTTAGAGCTGACCGCAAGCTGGGATTCCAGATTGCTGCTTACATGGACAAGCCCACTTCAAGAGTACAGATTGTGTTGGACTCTATTAAGGAGAATGACAAATGGAAGATATGTGCTGATGCTATACTTCCAAGCAAGCATAAAGTCGCT GCCAGGTTTGCTATTGGTGAGCAGTGCCAGGACTATTCTGTAACTGTCAAGGCTGAAACTGGTCTGCATGAGGAACATCCTGCTGCACGTTTTGGGTTGGGCTGGAACAGACTACCAAGAATCCTAAATTATGCTATCCCCTATGTGAAGAG GGCAAGGGAGTACATCCCTAGGGTAGCTTACCTGGTTGGATGTAATGCTGATAGTGCTGATAATGATGAGAGAGAAGTCAACCTTATTGTTGCCCTACCAACTCAAAAGTCTGTCAACATTGTTTTGCGGATTCCAACG ATGACAGTGTCAAAGCTAGATGTGCCTCTTCCTATTGCCATGCCTATTGAACAGGATGGAACCATTCCAGCTCTCCAGAATTTGGACATTTGGGCCATTGTTAAGAAATGTCTAAATGATATCAGGGAATGTTCAAGTACATga